One region of Niallia sp. Man26 genomic DNA includes:
- a CDS encoding TetR/AcrR family transcriptional regulator: MVKKQLIMDTALELFAKQGIATTSVQQITESCGISKGAFYLSFKSKDELILELIDDAMKQLVSNLDYQVKHTPVDDNFLYNFYHSVFSTFKKDSDRGKIFMNEHNFSVSPDLIKKLHHYDKLINSTILLLIEKVFGKSADQVKYDLLYCIKGFLKTYSELFVFTKLPLDVCLLSKSLAEKTNLLAIHETIPFITEELSYLIELPQDASLDKETIVKLLNSNTEACNGEYAKESLHLLIEQANNQTMSPAVINGLIENIRHIHNGKWLAYLLRRFFQLET; the protein is encoded by the coding sequence ATGGTTAAAAAACAATTAATTATGGACACTGCATTAGAATTGTTCGCCAAGCAAGGAATCGCCACAACCTCCGTTCAGCAAATAACAGAAAGCTGCGGGATTTCCAAAGGGGCATTCTATCTATCATTTAAATCAAAGGATGAGTTGATTCTCGAACTGATTGACGACGCCATGAAGCAGTTAGTTTCTAATCTTGACTACCAAGTCAAACATACGCCTGTAGATGACAATTTCCTGTATAACTTTTATCACTCGGTTTTTTCCACTTTTAAAAAAGATTCTGATCGTGGAAAGATATTTATGAACGAGCATAATTTTTCTGTCAGCCCAGATCTTATTAAGAAATTACATCACTATGATAAGCTGATAAACAGCACAATTCTGCTCTTGATAGAAAAAGTTTTCGGAAAATCTGCTGACCAGGTGAAATATGATTTGCTGTATTGCATCAAAGGCTTTTTAAAAACTTACTCTGAACTATTTGTATTTACAAAGCTCCCTTTAGATGTCTGCCTTTTGTCAAAATCTTTAGCAGAGAAAACAAACCTGCTTGCCATTCATGAAACAATACCTTTTATAACGGAGGAATTATCTTATCTGATAGAGTTACCGCAAGACGCTTCATTAGATAAGGAAACAATCGTTAAGCTTCTAAACTCGAATACTGAAGCTTGTAACGGGGAATATGCCAAGGAGTCTCTTCATTTGTTGATCGAGCAGGCTAACAACCAGACAATGAGCCCTGCTGTTATTAATGGGCTTATTGAAAACATTCGCCATATCCATAACGGAAAATGGCTTGCGTATTTGCTGCGGCGTTTCTTCCAGCTAGAGACATAA
- a CDS encoding efflux RND transporter permease subunit, which produces MKGIVNFVLKNKLAVWLLTIIITASGIYSGTQMKTETIPDISIPYLMVTGVYPGATPEQVMNDVSMPIEQAVEGLEDVKAVYSNSSSSVSSIQVEYEYGIDMDEKKRQLESALDNVTLPEDVDAPTVSAISMNMMPVVALSISSTEEDIVDLTSTVEDVILPDIEKLDGVASATISGQHVEEVDFAYNKEKLAELNLTEDDVKQVIQASDMATSLGLYEFEEGEEAVSVDGKLTSIDELKDMMIPVTPTAENPSPFVKLSDIATIEAVGKEESISRTNGENAIAIQIVKGQQANTVDVVNAVKDLAEDEKDKIDGLVIDVTLDQGQPIEDSVHTMIEKAVFGGLIAVLIILLFLRDIKSTIISIVSIPVSIFMAFLLLHWMDITLNIMTLGAITVAIGRVIDDSIVVVENIYRRLHSKEEKLTGRALVREATIEMFKPILSSTLVTVAVFAPLIFVGGMVGELFVPFALTMTFALGASLIVAVTIVPALSHFLFKKKLYSEKTESGHKEVGKLALWYKGLLEKALNHKIITSAIAVILLAGSLALTPLIGFSFMGSEEEKVMYLTYTPEAGETEKQTADNIQVVEDEMLKRDDIDTVQTSITDSSNADMTAAMMGGGAGGGLMYLIFDPDMKNFSEVKEDIETYIADIGQTGEWKSQNFTSMSGSTNEISYTFYSEDLTKLNESVKEAEDIMKDNDGLKDVSSSAEAAYVEHTLKVDQENLLQYGLTTGQIVMALSNQGSDEVLTTVEKDGKELDVIVKQEEKATPKSLDELLDTEIATATGTTMKLEDLVEIEEGTTLNTLDRSKGEYYATVTGTITTDDISKVTAEVDEKINDIDLPSGVTMGVAGVSADMTETFTQLGVAMIAAIAIVYFILVVTFGEGAAPFSILFSLPFAVIGSFVGLLIAGETISVSVMMGMLMLIGIVVTNAIVLVDRIIHMEREGMNLRDAILEAGATRLRPILMTAIATIGALIPLAIGNGGSGIISKGLGITVIGGLTSSTLLTLLIVPIVYEILSKMFKKNRKQVEEN; this is translated from the coding sequence GTGAAAGGGATAGTTAATTTCGTACTGAAGAATAAACTGGCGGTTTGGTTATTGACCATTATTATCACAGCTTCAGGTATTTATTCTGGTACACAAATGAAAACGGAGACGATTCCGGATATTTCGATACCGTACTTAATGGTAACGGGTGTATATCCAGGAGCAACTCCTGAACAAGTAATGAATGATGTATCGATGCCGATTGAACAAGCAGTGGAAGGACTAGAGGATGTTAAGGCCGTCTATTCTAATTCCAGCTCAAGTGTGTCAAGCATACAAGTAGAATATGAGTATGGCATTGACATGGATGAGAAAAAGAGACAGCTTGAATCTGCATTAGATAATGTAACACTTCCAGAAGATGTGGATGCACCGACTGTGTCTGCAATCAGCATGAATATGATGCCGGTTGTTGCATTGTCCATAAGCAGCACAGAAGAGGATATTGTTGATTTGACATCAACAGTGGAGGATGTAATCCTTCCTGATATTGAAAAGCTTGATGGTGTTGCTTCAGCAACTATTTCCGGCCAGCATGTAGAAGAAGTTGACTTCGCCTATAATAAAGAGAAATTGGCTGAGCTGAACCTGACAGAAGATGACGTAAAACAAGTTATTCAAGCAAGCGATATGGCTACATCTTTAGGTCTTTATGAATTTGAAGAAGGTGAAGAGGCTGTATCTGTTGACGGAAAGCTTACATCAATAGATGAATTGAAAGATATGATGATTCCGGTAACACCGACTGCTGAGAACCCTTCACCATTTGTGAAGCTTAGCGATATTGCTACAATTGAGGCTGTCGGCAAGGAAGAATCAATTTCCCGTACAAATGGGGAAAACGCGATTGCTATCCAAATCGTAAAAGGCCAGCAAGCTAATACAGTTGATGTAGTAAACGCTGTTAAGGATCTTGCTGAAGATGAAAAAGATAAAATTGACGGTTTAGTCATTGACGTAACACTTGACCAAGGACAGCCAATTGAAGATTCTGTCCATACTATGATTGAAAAAGCAGTATTCGGCGGATTGATCGCAGTTCTAATCATCCTGCTGTTCTTGCGTGACATTAAATCTACCATTATATCGATTGTTTCCATTCCGGTATCCATTTTCATGGCATTTTTGCTTCTGCATTGGATGGATATCACACTGAACATTATGACGCTAGGAGCCATTACAGTAGCTATTGGTCGTGTAATTGATGACTCCATTGTTGTAGTTGAAAATATTTACAGACGTTTGCATTCTAAAGAAGAGAAGCTTACAGGGCGTGCGTTAGTGCGTGAAGCAACAATTGAGATGTTCAAGCCGATTCTTTCGTCTACATTAGTAACTGTTGCCGTGTTCGCGCCACTTATTTTCGTGGGCGGTATGGTTGGTGAACTGTTTGTGCCGTTTGCATTGACGATGACATTCGCTCTTGGTGCATCATTGATTGTTGCCGTTACAATCGTACCAGCTCTTTCACACTTCTTATTTAAAAAGAAATTATACAGTGAGAAGACAGAAAGCGGACATAAAGAAGTTGGAAAGCTCGCTTTATGGTATAAAGGATTATTAGAAAAAGCATTAAACCATAAAATCATTACGTCTGCCATTGCAGTAATACTTCTTGCAGGAAGCTTGGCACTTACGCCATTGATCGGATTCAGCTTCATGGGCAGCGAAGAAGAAAAAGTCATGTACTTGACGTATACACCAGAAGCTGGTGAAACAGAGAAGCAAACAGCAGATAACATTCAAGTTGTTGAAGATGAAATGCTGAAGCGTGATGATATTGATACAGTTCAAACATCTATTACCGACAGCAGCAATGCAGACATGACCGCTGCGATGATGGGCGGCGGCGCTGGCGGCGGACTTATGTACTTGATCTTTGATCCAGACATGAAAAACTTCTCTGAAGTAAAAGAAGATATTGAAACATATATTGCTGATATTGGCCAGACAGGAGAATGGAAGAGCCAAAACTTCACTTCTATGTCAGGATCTACAAATGAAATCAGCTATACGTTCTATAGTGAGGATTTAACTAAGCTTAATGAGTCAGTAAAAGAAGCTGAAGATATTATGAAGGATAATGACGGTCTTAAAGATGTATCTTCAAGTGCAGAAGCAGCATATGTAGAACATACATTAAAGGTTGATCAGGAAAACCTTCTGCAGTACGGATTGACTACAGGTCAAATCGTTATGGCATTAAGCAATCAAGGTTCAGATGAAGTTCTGACAACTGTTGAGAAAGACGGAAAAGAGCTTGATGTTATTGTAAAACAAGAAGAGAAAGCTACTCCGAAATCACTTGATGAATTGTTGGATACAGAGATAGCAACAGCAACTGGAACGACAATGAAGCTTGAAGATCTTGTGGAAATTGAAGAAGGAACAACACTCAATACACTTGATCGAAGCAAGGGTGAGTATTATGCGACAGTTACTGGAACTATTACAACAGATGATATTTCTAAAGTGACAGCTGAAGTAGATGAAAAAATCAATGATATTGACTTGCCTAGCGGCGTAACGATGGGCGTAGCTGGTGTGTCTGCTGACATGACAGAAACGTTCACACAGCTTGGAGTTGCGATGATTGCTGCAATTGCGATTGTATACTTCATCCTTGTTGTTACCTTCGGTGAAGGTGCTGCACCATTCTCCATTCTATTCTCGTTGCCATTCGCAGTGATTGGCTCGTTCGTAGGATTGTTAATTGCAGGTGAAACAATCTCCGTTTCCGTAATGATGGGTATGCTCATGTTGATAGGTATAGTTGTAACAAACGCGATCGTATTAGTAGACCGAATCATCCATATGGAAAGAGAAGGTATGAACTTGCGTGATGCGATTCTGGAGGCAGGCGCAACCCGACTTCGTCCTATCCTGATGACGGCAATTGCCACAATCGGTGCATTGATTCCACTTGCAATCGGTAACGGCGGAAGCGGAATTATCTCTAAAGGCCTTGGAATTACCGTAATAGGCGGTTTAACAAGTTCGACATTGTTAACACTTCTTATCGTTCCAATCGTCTACGAAATTCTGTCTAAAATGTTTAAGAAAAACCGCAAACAAGTCGAAGAAAATTAA